The genome window TATCTGTGCAACTCCCTGGGCAGCTGGCCCAGGAGCAAGGGGAGGAGCCACCGGCACAGGAAGTACACTTTCAGACACAGACAGGTCAGCTGAGCTGCCACAgggctccactgcaggtggggggacagcCCTCCCACCAGAGGCTAGAGGCAAAGGAGGTGGGGGCACAGTGGGCCAGAATGGAGGGTGCTGCAGCCCTGGGCCCCATCCCACAGGCCCATAGGCACAATTAGAGCTATAAGGTGggactggggtgggaggaggtacCCAAGGCACATTGCACGTGGGGGGCACAGCATAGGTGCCAGGAGTACCAGACACTAGGGGCACCGTTGGTGGCGGAGGCAGGCAAGGATAGCCAGAAGGGGACACAGGGGGGTAGCAAGGCCAAGGTGGCAAGGGGGCATAATGAGTGTAAGGATCAGGTGGCACTGGCCCCATAGTCATTGGGAGACTAGGAGGCTGCAAGGGTGGTGGGGGCAGGCTGGGGACCCCGTGTCCATTTGTGGGAAGGGGTAGCATGGGGGTCATGCCCAAGCCACCGGGGGAAAAAGGCAAAGCAGTGGACATCAGGGAGGGCATGGACTGCACAGCAGGAAGCAGAGGTCTCACTGGCTGTGGTATCTCTTGGGATGGCAGCTGCTCTGTGAGAGCAGAGACCACAAGTTTGCCGACAGGTAGCTCAGGGCTAggagaagcagggctgggggccacAGGCATAGATCCAGCCTCGGGAGCAAGCTCGGAGCTTCTCTGCCTTGTGGTCTTCTTGGCTGGGGCTGGCGGAATGACTAGACAAGGGATGTCTGCCAGCCCTGTGGGGGTCTCTGGCAGGCTGGgccacttccctgcagggggCTGGGAACTCTTCTCTTCTGCATCTGCTTGGCGCTGCTGCCTTCGTCGTCGGTACTCAGATAGACTAAGAGGTCGAGGTTTGGCTTCCTGGGTTGTGACACTGGTGCCACTTTCCACCTTCAGAGGGCCCGTAGCCTTGGAGGGGTTTGAGGACTCTGACTCCAGGAGGAGCTGAGaggctggacttccctgggctaaCGATAACGCAGCACGCCTGGGATCTGTGGGCCTGGATTTCACCAGCACAGGTTCCACAGGAGCTGGGTGATCAGGAACAGAATCAGCTACTGCTGGGACAGCTGGGACATGGTtggtgactggtggaagatcatcTGAGATGGGAACAACTACAGCAGGGTCCTCAGCTACTGATTCAGCCAGGACAGGGTCGATCAGCAACGACTCGGCTGGGAGACGGTCAACCAGCTTGGTGTTAGTTGAAGCAAGGTCAACCAGAGCAGGGCCAGCAGGTGACGGGTCAGCAAAAACAGAGTCAAGGGCAGTGGGATCAGCCTCAGAGTCAAGTGGCATATTATCAGCTGCAGCAGAGTCTCCCAGTGAAAGATGGACTGAAACAGAGTTGGCTTGGATGATGTCAACCATCTTGGGAGAGAAGTCTAGAGGACCTTTTTTAGGGGAACTAGTTTGTTCAGAACTACTCTCCAAGTCCACAGAGCTAGGTTTTTCCAAGGCAGCTGCCCAGGCCCGAGCCCAGGCCCGGGGCTTCCCCCTACCTTGGGGAGGCCCAACCTCTCTCCGAAGTTCCTCCCGAGGCAAGCTACCTGCCTGCGAGATCACCTCTGAAGCCACTTTAGACTGTCCACGAGAAGAGGACCGTAGCCGCCTGCCACAGCCTTCTGCACAGGCTGCTGACTGttccttgttcttcttcctcCTGTTCTTTTGAGCCCTCTGGGAACTCAGCACTGTGTTACCTGGTGGGTTGTGAGGGCCCTTGGGTGCCACTGGCTCCATGACCTCCGTGGGCTCCAACATGCAGGCTGGCTCTAATTTTCCCTCCGAGTCCAGTGACAACACCTCTTTCTCAGGGCAGAGGGTTTCCTTGGGCACAGCagcttctgtctctgtttctatttcaGGCAAGAGCAACTGCAAGGAGGGGCTGGTGTCTAGCGCATCTTCCAGGAGCACAGGCTGGGGTCCAGGTGGGATCTGCCGCACCACAACAGGAATCTCCAGGTCACTGCCAGCTGTGGCCGCCTGGCCTACAATCTCCAACACCACACAGTCTTCAGGTAGTGTCAAGTCATCTGGCTGCTCCTGCAGCTCACTCTCGAGTGCAGTCAGCTGAGTGAGGTTAGGCAGACAGTATGGGTGCATGGCTCGCACTAGCTCACTCAGTGAGGAGATGCTCTCATCACCAGCTGGCTGCACCAACATCTCTGCTGCCATTGTGTCTTCCTCTTCGGGGCAAGCCAGGTGCATAGGGAAGTCTGAGATGTTGCTCATAGAGTTGGTGAGCTCCCCAGTAAGCACCTGGCCACTGAAACTAGCcagctcctcctcttcttccccatcACTACGCTGCAGGGGGGGAGAGGACTGGCCCCAGCGGGGTCTCGATCTTGGGGGTCTCCAACTAGGCAGCTTGGGGGAAGATGTCTccaagaaagggggtggggagaaatccCAAGAGGGATCTGTAAGAGACATGTCAACCTGCAGAAGAGAAGAAAAGCTGCAGGTGTTTTCCCCTGGAATGCATTTTCCCATGCCCGTCCCCACACACCCCTCCCGCAGGACTCCCTAGGGGAGGTTTCCCCCACTCACTTTGCTACTGCCTGTACTTGGCCCCAATGGATCAACCGGGGTGATTAGGTCACGTTCTGGGGGTGTCCGAGAAAGGGTAATCAGCTTGTGCAgctaagagggagaaaaaaacatgAGTTTGTGCTTCAGAATCATGCAAAGAGGCCCACAGCCCTGGTTGTAACTTTTGCATCAGCCAAGCatacctcctctcctttccctggcCCCACACTCACAGAGGAGCTTTCCCGAGGTGACACAAGCAGTTCCGAGTCAGGAATGCTGTCGAATGGAGACAGATTCTCAGAATCTGCATTGTCCAAGATCTCCGTCAGAGCTGTGAGCAGCGACACTTCATTCTGGTCCTCCAGTGATAGCCTGCTCTGCtccagaaaaacaacaaaaaggtgtCATCAACATCCCTACGATACTGGGCCACCAAGGACTGAATGCCAAGAAAATCAGTTCTGACTAGGTTCAGCTTAATCTGCCAGAGTGATCTGTGAACAGTTCAGCTGGTAGTGCGTAGGACCCATGCCTAATGCCCCCAGTTGAATCCCTGGTAtatagtggagtggtgctcttgcttctctttctctcatgtgaaactatctAATATGAAGAAATAAGtatttgaaaactatgagtcagggTGGCCCAGGATGTGGTACAGTGAATAGAAACAATGCTATTTCAAGCATAagatccagagttcaatccccagtattatTTGtggcagaatgatgctctagttcttggtctcatcaataaataaaatactttattttaaaaagatatatatatggcaggagagatagcataatggtgatgcaaagactctcgtgcctgaggctctgaggtaggtcccaagttcaatcccctgtaacaccataagccagagctgagcagtgctctggtaaaaataaaataaaataaaataaaatccagaggctgggcagtggcacacctggttaaatacatgtgcacaatgacccaggttcaaacccctggtccctacctgcaggaggaagcttcacaagcagtgaagtagtgctggaggttctctctctcattttccatcccccttccctgtcaatttctctctgctctatcaaataaaataaaataaagctaaaaagtCAGAAGCTGGGATATCTCTCACCTGGCAAAGTAcactttaccatatgcaaggccctgggtttaagcccccgacCACCTCATGAGAGAACGACGTAAAGGGGAAAGCTCCAGAAGTGTGAAGCGGTGCTGAGTTCTCTCATGTGCTAGCTAAAATAGTAATGATGATGaacagtggtctaggaggtggcacagtggataaagcactggaatctcaagcatgaggtcctgagttcaattcccagcagcgaatgtaccagagtgatgtctggctctttctatcctatatttctcataaaatcttttacaaaattgaaaataagggactaggcagtggtgcacctggttatgtgcatacACTATGGtgtacaagtacctgggttcaaacccctggtccccacctgcagggacaaagcttcaggagtggtgaagcagggctgcaggtgtctctgtctctctccctctctatgtcctcttcccctctcaatttctctgtctctaataataaagaaataaaatttaaaaaataaagatcgaCAGAGATGAGCCCACCAGAAAtagtggaatcacacatgcatgaagccctggtggaaaaaataaatgagttaagggagccaggtggtggcgcccctggttaagcacacacattacagtgcacaaggatccaggttcaaatccctggtccccacctgcagggggaaagcttcatgagtggtggagcagggctgcaggtgtctctctcttcctgtctccccctcctgtctcaatttctgtctctgtccaacaataaaaatattttttaaaaataaatgagttaatAAGAGTGTCAACCTCATCAGTAAATGGGTTCCGACCTCATTTACTACCATTTACTACCTCTAGTGTCAGAGAGTTGTCAGAACTGAGTCCATTTATGTTTCAAGGTTTAAGCATTAGCACATGAGAATGCCATGACCCCGGGGGCATCTCCCATATtgtggtgtctctgcttctctctctctctgcctctcctttgtatctgaatgaaaaagtaaggTCCCACTCACACAAAGgagtgatttatttaaaaaaaagaatcttacatTTCACATTCCATCCACCTTCAGTGAAGCTAGGGGTGCTCAGAAGGCAGGTTGCAATTGAATTCAAACAGTTATCAGAACCCTCCTACCATGTAAGTCAAGGATCCAGGTAGGGAGGAAGACCTTGAACAATAGGACATCCTTATGTGGGTCATAATTTAGCATTGTGTAGCCCAAGTCTCACTTATAAGCACACTTTAAGGTCTCAGGTCAGGCACCCATGTACCAAAATAGAGAGCAGAGCGAATGAGCCACACAAAGCTCCTGGCCAAAGGCCTCCATGCCAAGCCCAGCTTACCTCTCCCAGGCTCCCGAAATCCTCGATGAGGGAAATGAGAGAGGCATCCATGTAACTATGCATGGTCTCCAGCAGTGTCTCGTCCTGCAGCAAGAGCTCATCCATCTCCAGGTCCTTGTCCCTAAGACAGGGGCCCAGGCGAGACAGACTGACAAAGCCAGAATCATCCCCCTCCTCATGCAGTAGCACCTGGGGCAAAGGACAGAAGATGACAATGGCGTGAGCCGTTGTGACAGCCGTAAACCAGGTGCAGTCCTGGGATGCAGACACCTCAACACAGCCCAATCTTTGCCTGTGATGGGTCACTGAGAAGTATAATCTCTCAGCCCCAGTCCCAACTAGAATGGCAGTATTCaagcacctgctggggaaaaagtATGTTTATACTATCCAGAAATAGTTGAGTCACTTTTCAGATTAAACTggagataaaaacaaaattttaaaaaatagggggtgAGGGCAGCAAGCTAGCAGTGCTTCTGCAAGAAAGAGGTCCCGGGctgaatccccagtaccaccataaataagccagaactaagcaataCTCTGATGAaagaacggaaaaaaaaaaaatggggcggagggtagatagcataatggttatgcaaacagactcatgcctgaggctccagagccccaggttcaatcccccgcaccaccataagccagagctaaacagtgctctggtaaaaaataaataaataaataaataaataaataaataaaaaaaaatggaggtaggGAAAAGCCAGGCAGtatagcatacatattaccatgctcaaggtcaGGTTTCCacaagcaggaggaaagcttcagaagcagtggagcactgctacaggtgtctttctccctttccactCCCCTCACccattctatttttctctgtaaaGGATAtcggaaaaaatgaccaccaggtggCAAGACTGTTAAAAGAGAAAtcggggctgggcagcagcacagcaggttaagttcacatggcacagagcgcaagcaaggatcctggttcgagcccccaactccccacctgcagggggtcgtttcacaagtggtgaagcaggtctgcaggtgtctatctttctctcctcccctctgtcttccccatctctctcaatttctgtcttatccaacaacagctaatagtaacaacaataacaactacaaaggcaacaacaaggggaaaatggcctccaggaacagtggattcatggtgcaggcactgagccctagcgataaacctggaggcaaaaataaataaataaatagacatggTCATCAGGAGTTgggctagcgcagtgggttaagcgtatgtggtgcaaagcaaaaggactggcgtaagggtcctggtttgaggccccggctccccacctgcaggggagtcacttcacaggcagtgaagcaggtctgcaggtgtctttctctccccctctctgtcttctctctccacttctctctgtcctatccaacaacgatgacatcaataacaacaataactaaaacaataaaacaagggcaacaaaaggaaataaatatttaaagaaattttaaactgTTCAGTGTTGGGTGGGTGGAGGTACACTAGCATAATGtttacaaagagactcatgcttgaggctccaaggtcccaggttcaacacccccccccccattatcataagccaaagttgaacaaTGAACTGTGCTTtagcaaataaattaataaagctgaacagggtgggggagatagcataatggttatgcagagactcccatgcctgaggctacaaagtcccaggttggaatccccatccacacacccacaagccagagctgagcagtgctgatatttcaaaaaataaaataaaataagataagggggctgggcggtagcacattgggtcaagcacacatggtgcaaagctcaagggccggcctaaggattccagtttgaacccccagctcccacctgcgggggggggggggggggggcgggggggcccccgcttcacaagaggtgaagcagttctgcaggtatctttctctcctctgtcttccccatctctcctgatttctctctgtcctatacagcaacaacagctataacaacaaccacaacaaggccaacaaaatgagaaaaatagcctctagaaggggtgaatttatagtgcaggcatagagccccagcgataacccaggaggcaataaataaataaatgtttccaactatgacaccatttcccgtccacctgcatgttagctatcaggctcaggcaaaaactagtaaagtcatgggccccttggaatgtacctaaaatagatctattagctttttccaaatggagacccccaaatctcatctacaatattccagcctttaggttcatgattagtcagcaatttgttctgttttataccttaattcttttttagccaccaggctccaggtgctaccatgatgccaacctgacttctctaggcagacaactccaccaatgtgtcctggagtctcacttccccagatccctgccccatagggagagagagacaggggggcaatagggagagagacacccagtaatgatcctgggtccatactcccagagggataaagaataggaaagctttcaagggaggggatgggatatggagttctggtggaagaaattgtacctctcttatcctatagtcttgtcaatatttccattttataaattttaaaaaataaataaataggcagacggtagatagcataatggttgtgcaaacagactctcatgcctgaggctccaaagtcccaggttcaatcccccgcaccaccataagccagagctgaacagtgctctggttaaacaaataataaaaaggacactaaaataataataataataaataaataaataaataaataacagcatcCCTAGCCAATGCTGCcccagaggtagcacagtggataaggcactggacttttCAAACATGAGGGCTTAAGTTCAAGGCCCAGGATCACAtgatccagagtgatgctctggttattgCTCCCTCCCTCCAGTAAAttaatctaaaatttaaaaataaataaatattttaaaacaagaagAGCTATTAgaagccaagcagtggcacacctggctgagcacacacattacagtgagcagggacctaggttcaagaccctggtccccatctacaggaggcagacttcacaagtggtgaagcagtgctgcaggtgcctctctccctttctgtctctcactttcatcCCAActcctgtctctatgcaaaaacaAACTCTTGTATGGCAATGGTGAAGGCAGACCAACTTAAGGACACACCAAAGAGAGGTGAGCAAGAAGCAATTTTAGCTGCTGGTCACCTTATCCCCAAATCCTGCTTATGTATCTCTATTCTGCTTAGCACAGAGCTCACTGTCTTGGCTCTGAGGACTGTCCTTCCTGGTTGCCCAGAATGCCAGGCACCCTCCTTGTCTTTACACAGTTGACATTCATATCTACTGCACGTTTTTGAAAGCCCTACAGTCTGCCACACAAGCTTTCAATGGTAGATCCAAGGGAGTCTCATTCTTAGTCCTACCAGGTGAGAGCAAAAGTAAGCTTGAGTCTATACATGGGGAAGCCCCACCCCATCCCTCCGGAGTAATGGGAGTGATTATTTGTCATCAGTCCTGTCAAGGATGTGGGCGTAGGCAGGGCCAGATGTGGCTGGGATGGGACTGGCAAAGCCAGAGGCCAGAGCACAGATAACTCCAGGAAAACAGGAGAGGCAAAGGCCAGAGAacaggtgtgtgtatacacacacacacacacacacacacaccagcccccctccccttctACAGCTAAGGGAAacatgctattttttttcctcccaaaagggggggaaaaaagtaacAGGTGTGACCACACCCCCTACAACCACCCTCCTACCCAAGCTGAGGAGCCCTGGTACCCAGGTAAAAGAAAGGCTGGTGAGAGGGAGTTTAGAAGGTCAGGCCTGGAAACCAAGTAAGAGATGGTAAGTTTTAGACACTAGCTCCTCCCAATGCTGTTAATTACAACCAGCAGAATAGAACCTGGCTCAGCAAATCCTGGATGAGCAAGGAGGCTGCACCCTGACTGGCCCTGTCACCAAGCCAGAATCAAAACCATGCCCAGTTCCACGAACCACTCATTACCAGGCAGGTACTCAAGCTCCAGTCAGAACTATCTGCTTCTTCATCCTACCCCAATGCCCACGCTGCACAGCCCCGAGTAACAACATCATTTAGGAACTCTAGGTTCAGGCTAAAAGTGAGCCAGCCAGCAGCATCTCTCTAACTTCTATCTTCCAACTTGCTTTCCCAAATTCAGCTGTGTCCCTACAGGGTTGTAAACcagataaaatatttcaaatgccTACCTGACCATTCCCTGAGATTCCCCTAATCCCTTCAATGACATCTTACTACTCTTAGCATTAGGTCTAACTTCCTAATATGATTTAGGAGTTCCCCGGTCTCCCCTACCAGATCCTCCTGTTCCTCTTTCACCACCATTCTTATCACTCTCAACACACCAGCCATAGAGGACTTTCCATttctatggtctgggaggtggcgcagtggataaagcactggattctcaaccatgaggtcctgagttcaatccccatcagcacatgtaccagaatgatgtctggttctttctctttctcataaataaataaacttttaaaaagactccatttctgcaGTTACCATGTTCTCTCCCATAACGCGGCCTTGCCCACAAATACAGCCTGTACAAATCCTTTCAGTTACTGGAGTACACTGCATTGTGGTTACATAACCCAAAATTTGCTGCACTTGTCATTTACTCTATCCTGACAAAAATATACAATCATAGAGAACAGGAGTCATATGTGGTTCACACAGTATCACCCCTAGACCTGAACTTATTCAATAAATAGTTGATTGATGAGTTTCCACATAACCATGGGTGGAGAGGGGAACAACCCCACATGACAACCTACACTGGATTACAGCTGGATCTTGCATAAATCCTTCCCACCTCTCCCCTAAAGGTAATACCAACCCCACAAGATGACttcagagaaaagagaggggaaagagaggggcagatcCCAATTAGGGTCCAGGAAGAAGCCCTCCTCCCCTGGGGAAGGCCTGAAGGGTTGGGTTGGGCTACCACATTACCTGACAGCTTCTAGTCCAAACTCCCACCACGCCCCAGAAAATGCTTTCAAGGACTCAACTTAATTACTCAACCCAAGTACTACCCAACCCAAGTCCTACCCCTCTCCCCTCAAAGTGGAAACTCTTAAATGGGAACAGAACATATTGTACGCCAGTATGTAGAAGTTAAAGCCAAGCAAAGAATCTGACAAAGATTCGTCCCCAACAAATGTTCAACTAGGTAGAATAGTTTTCATATCGCCTCCAACTTTCCCCATCTACAGCAAAAACTCTAGGGAACCTTAAATCCAAACCACTTCAGATTTTATGTGTCAAGAGCAGGCCTTAGCTACCTCCTCAAAAGGGATGCTGGAGGAAAAAGTGAGGAAAGCAGATAACTGTCTCTTGTATACGTTGACACTCCCCGTGGCCCTTCCTCATGAAGGAGGCCCTCCAGCAGGCATCCCAAAACGCCAGTGCGGGTGACTCACAATCCACGCCAAGCCGGTCAGACAGAAGTGGCCACAAGCTCACTCCGCAGCCTTTCAAGCTCAAGCCCTCTACCCTCCCCGACAACACAGCCGCCATCCGCAGTGAAAACACTCCCCACACAGCTGGAAAGTCCTTCACCATCTGCTGTCGAGAGGCGCTGCAGACCCAagcaagaaaaggaggaaggaaaggaaaaaatacaataaaataaaatcccacGGCTCTGGGCAAAGTTGACTGTAGAATCCCCTATCTTCCCCCGGACCAGGGGCCCGCAGCCCCAGCCGGAGATGGCGGGACCGGCCGAGACACACCCAGTTCCCAGCAGCGCGGCCCCGGCGCCGACAGGAGATGCCGGGCAGCCCGGGGCCGGAGCCACGTGGACATACCCTCCCCGCCCCCACGTGGACCGcggcccctacccccaccccgcccAACCCACGTGGGTGCCGGGGCCgcctggagggggaggggaagcagaCAAGTTCTCCCGGGAAAATCTCTCCCCCATCCCACGTGGCTGCGAAAAGGCACAGTAGCGGCCGGCCGGGGCACCCCGGGGCATCCACCGGGAGAGGTCTAAGCCCCCGACTCCAAGTCCCAGCCCCGGGTCCCCCACTGTGGGCCGTGTTTTCGACTTGCCCTGCCCATCCTGCGTTCCTGAAAAATAACCATAGGAACCCCGCTTCTGCCCGCatcactcacacccacacacccccagcAAACGGCCTGAGTCCCCTCGGCCCGGTCGGACTCCCGCAGCCACCCGGCATCGACCTCCCAGCGCTTCCTCCCTTTCCTGTGGCGTCCACGTGTCACCGCCCGGCACACGCCGCTCTGCTGCCAGCTGCGGGCCGCTCGCCAGCCGCTCACCTGCTCCCCGCCGCTCACAGCGCCAACAGTCCCATACGACGCTTGGCTCCGACTCCCCCAACCGTTGCCTCGGACTCCACCGCCAGGGTCCGGCCCGGGGCCAACACTCGAAGGCGGCGCGACTCCGTCTCTCAGTCCCCGGCGCGCCGCCATCTTGGCCCCTGAACACTCAGCGCAGCTCTGCTCGCCGGCGCCGCCTCGCCCAGCCGATTGTGGGAGACGAACTACAACTCCCGAAAGACTACGAGACTACGGCTCACAGAAGGCCATGCGGCGAACCCAGCTAGTGCCCGGAAAGAGGGTCTCTGCCTCGCAAGGGCGCCTGGGAGTTGTAGTCTTCGTAAGCGGAGGCCGGCAGCACGTACCAGAAGCGTTAGGTAATGCCTACTTTTGCGCTGCGCGCAGGGATCTACTTGGAAAGCACTAGGTCGAGAGGAGAGAGTTAATATTTAGGGTTCTGTGATTTTCCTAACTTGTTCAACTGCCGGCGCGAGCTTTTTCATCCGATCCTGCCTGCTGTATGTTCTTTCCATCTTAGTTCAAGTGGGCCTGTATTTGGAAACAGCACCCTCTGGTGGACATCAGTGCTACAGGTTCTGGCCCTCTCACCTAATCTCATACTGCGGCACCagaaatttaattttagaaaacCGCATTCTCTGGGCCTCTCTGGGCTTCAGAAACCTCTACTAACGTCTTATTGCCAAATTTATTTCCTGCTACTTCAGATCATTTTACTGTACCTTGAAAACAACAGGAGCTCGTGTTTGTGTGTTATAGCCtgggaaactttttttcttaGGATAGACAGAGGCAAGAGAAGAGTGAAAGAAACAACAGCACCTAAGCTTTCAATGCTGTGGAGActggtcttgaatctgggttttgcacatggcaaaacagtacactatccaacTAAGATATTTGTTCCTCGaaacatcttttttattattattattatttttttgttgccattgctttttattgttgtagttattgttgtcgttgttggataggacagagagaaatggagagaggagggaaagacagaaagggggaaaga of Erinaceus europaeus chromosome 14, mEriEur2.1, whole genome shotgun sequence contains these proteins:
- the PPRC1 gene encoding peroxisome proliferator-activated receptor gamma coactivator-related protein 1 isoform X1: MAARRGLRDGVAPPSSVGPGPDPGGGVRGNGWGSRSQASYGTVGAVSGGEQVLLHEEGDDSGFVSLSRLGPCLRDKDLEMDELLLQDETLLETMHSYMDASLISLIEDFGSLGESRLSLEDQNEVSLLTALTEILDNADSENLSPFDSIPDSELLVSPRESSSLHKLITLSRTPPERDLITPVDPLGPSTGSSKVDMSLTDPSWDFSPPPFLETSSPKLPSWRPPRSRPRWGQSSPPLQRSDGEEEEELASFSGQVLTGELTNSMSNISDFPMHLACPEEEDTMAAEMLVQPAGDESISSLSELVRAMHPYCLPNLTQLTALESELQEQPDDLTLPEDCVVLEIVGQAATAGSDLEIPVVVRQIPPGPQPVLLEDALDTSPSLQLLLPEIETETEAAVPKETLCPEKEVLSLDSEGKLEPACMLEPTEVMEPVAPKGPHNPPGNTVLSSQRAQKNRRKKNKEQSAACAEGCGRRLRSSSRGQSKVASEVISQAGSLPREELRREVGPPQGRGKPRAWARAWAAALEKPSSVDLESSSEQTSSPKKGPLDFSPKMVDIIQANSVSVHLSLGDSAAADNMPLDSEADPTALDSVFADPSPAGPALVDLASTNTKLVDRLPAESLLIDPVLAESVAEDPAVVVPISDDLPPVTNHVPAVPAVADSVPDHPAPVEPVLVKSRPTDPRRAALSLAQGSPASQLLLESESSNPSKATGPLKVESGTSVTTQEAKPRPLSLSEYRRRRQQRQADAEEKSSQPPAGKWPSLPETPTGLADIPCLVIPPAPAKKTTRQRSSELAPEAGSMPVAPSPASPSPELPVGKLVVSALTEQLPSQEIPQPVRPLLPAVQSMPSLMSTALPFSPGGLGMTPMLPLPTNGHGVPSLPPPPLQPPSLPMTMGPVPPDPYTHYAPLPPWPCYPPVSPSGYPCLPPPPTVPLVSGTPGTYAVPPTCNVPWVPPPTPVPPYSSNCAYGPVGWGPGLQHPPFWPTVPPPPLPLASGGRAVPPPAVEPCGSSADLSVSESVLPVPVAPPLAPGPAAQGVAQIDTTEVEVKPVSASPHRKHKASSPVQSPLVKTTPCLSAESVTVEEPELETVKPEAQETRPKEKPPSPVVKVVSKSTARQSSVPRLPAVHPARLRKLTFLPNPQTQGPDDVVQAFISEIGIEASDLSSLLEQFEKSEAKKECPPPAPADNLAVGNSGRVDTPQEKRPLDRLQAPELANVAGLTPPATPPHQLWKPLAAVSLLAKAKSPKSTAQEGTLKPEGVTEAQHPAAARLQEGVRGPSPVHVGSGDHDYCVRSRTPPKKMPALVIPEVGSRWNVKRHQDITIKPVLSLGPGTPVPPRTAVSQEPLDHRTSNEQADPSAPCLAPSALLSPEASPCRNDTRTPPEPSATQPSVRCYRKACRSTSPPNQGWQGRRGRSRSVSSGSNRTSEASSSSSSSSSSRSRSRSRSLSPPHKRWRRSSCSSSGHSRRCSSSSSSSSSSSTSSSSSSSRSRSRSPSPRRRSDRRRRYNSYHRSHDHYQRQRVLQKERAIEERRVVFIGKIPGRMTRSELKQRFSVFGEIEECTIHFRVQGDNYGFVTYRYAEEAFAAIESGHKLRQGDEQPFDLCFGGRRQFCKRSYSDLDSNREDFDPAPVKSKFDSLDFDTLLKKAQKNLRSYY